The following nucleotide sequence is from Leptolyngbya subtilissima AS-A7.
CTGGATGGATTTGCCACCACCATTGCCCCAGCCCGCACCTTTGGTCTGGCCCACCAAATCGAGCAGCTGCGCGCCAGTGGTTTGATCCAGGGGGGTAGCCTTGACAACGCTCTAGTGTGCGGTGAAGAGGGCTGGCTGAATCCACCCCTGCGGTTTGAGAACGAACCGGCTCGCCACAAAATGCTGGATCTGATTGGCGATCTGAGCCTGTTGGGCAGTTTGCCCACGGCCCATATTGTGGCCTACAAGGCGAGCCACCGTCTCCACGGTGAGTTAGCGGCGGCGCTAGTACCGGCTCTCGTTTATGGCACCCTCTAGTGGCAAAATCAATCTAGGCATATTTGCCTGCTGCACCTTACTGTACTGACTCACCTATTGTGATTGACGCAACTGCATCGAGCCCCCTGACCACGACCTTGGACGGCGTTGAAGCTGCTTCAGCGGCGGAACCGATGGCGGTTCCCAAGACTAGCTATAGCGCTGAAGAGATCCATGCCCTGCTGCCTCACCGCTATCCCTTTGCCCTAGTCGATCGCATTGTCGACTATGTTCCAGCCAAGCATGCCATTGGCATTAAAAATGTCACGTTCAACGAGCCTCACTTTCAGGGGCATTTCCCGGGGCACCCGATTATGCCAGGGGTGTTGATTGTCGAGGCCATGGCCCAAGTGGGTGGCATTGTGCTGATGCAGATCCCAGGAGTTCAGGGGTTGTGCGTGTTTGCCGGCATTGACAAGGTGCGGTTTCGTCGCCCTGTGGTGCCTGGGGATCAGCTGGTAATGACCGTAGAACTGTTGGCTCTAAAGCGGCAGCGGTTTGGCAAAATGCGGGGTCGGGCTGAGGTTGATGGGCAACTGGTCTGCGAAGGTGAGCTAATGTTCTCTGTGGTGGAGCCGGCAACAACTCCCCAGGGGAA
It contains:
- the fabZ gene encoding 3-hydroxyacyl-ACP dehydratase FabZ, coding for MIDATASSPLTTTLDGVEAASAAEPMAVPKTSYSAEEIHALLPHRYPFALVDRIVDYVPAKHAIGIKNVTFNEPHFQGHFPGHPIMPGVLIVEAMAQVGGIVLMQIPGVQGLCVFAGIDKVRFRRPVVPGDQLVMTVELLALKRQRFGKMRGRAEVDGQLVCEGELMFSVVEPATTPQGK